TCACTTCTCTGAAGCACAAAACAACTAAAGGACATTGCAACTCAGCACAAAAATGACCACTTTAAAATGATCTGACACTTCGGTCACCACTATACGGTTATTCACACAATTCCACTTTTGAAATCCTCGCTTAGCTATCAAAAGTATAAACAGGTTTTTAGGAAAGGTCTTTTCACCCTCCTTGTACCCCGAGATAAAAAACACTATCAAAGAAAGACGACAAGAGAGTAAAAGCCTTTGGGCTCGTGGTTTTCTCTGTAAATCTAGCATCATTAAGGCATTATCTATCCAGTATTGCTAAAAGAACTAGTCAGTGAACATGAAAGGAATATATATGCATGGAAGTAACATAATAAACGGACACTTCAGGAAGAGGAGTGCAAAATATTCACATAACTCAAAAAGCTGTCAGTCCCTAGTGGGCTAGTAGGTACCGAGCATCCTTCATAAAGGTACTGTGTTGATGACTAATTTGCTTTGTTAGCTACTAACATGCAAAGTGCACACttgtttaagaaaaaaaaaatcatttcttACTTACAATTTTCCAAATGTTTGGTTTCGTCTGCTTAATCTCGATTGCAACTGGGAAAGATATACAATTCTTTAGAAACTCTCAGGGAGGTTTTGAATAAAATCTGGAGCCCAACATAATTCACCGCGTTGAATCCAGGCTCTAGTGGAGAACGGCGCCATTTTGGACACGTTGGCTAAGTgctatttttacatttacaggGGTTATTACCTTTCAGATAGCAGTGACATTTTTGGTGGGCATTTATATCCAGTGAAGGCTATTGCGGTAATAACTGAGCACGAAATGTTAACAAGTGGCAGAAACATCTGAGGTAATAACTAGCTTAAAGTTGAAATGCCACTAACCATAGATCAGAAATGAGTATAATTATCCTTTACATAGTAAGTGCCTTTGAGAGGCTGCAACATATTAGAAGATCTGGATGAAGATTTAGGTGGGGTGAACACAAAGGGAAGACACAATATCAAGGAAGACAGTTAAAGGTTGCAAGAAGTGCCAGACGTTTGTGAGTCTCACTGACAGAAGGGAAACTCTCAGTGCTGTAGAAGAACCGCTCTGACCTCAAGTTCACTCTTTAACCCCAAATCCTCCACAGCACCTGCAGGGATGAGCAGGAACTCGGGCTCTGCCTCCACAAGCAGCCCCGTTGGTCTGGTTAACAAATTAGTGCAATTTAAGAAGAGACCACCGTATTCATGCTCTCTGAAAGCTgcctacataaaaaaaaaaaacctatgaGAAGAACCTCTGATTTGAAGAATTCCAAGAACACGAAAAACTTCACCTCGACGTTTAAGTCCATCCTGTTATACATTCATTCCAGAGGGTGGAATATAAAGATGACAAAGGAAGGAGACGCGTCCAGGAGTCACGTCAGATGACCGTAGTTCTTCAAGCAGGCTGCCGCGCACCGTTTCTTCATTTTCGAGAAACGTCACCCGTTCTTGTCTCCGCCCTTCTCTCCCGGCGCCTGAGGACACAAATCACACGACGCTTCTTCAATTCAACCCAAAAAACGTCTAACGCCGTCGATTCCCAACGAGAAGGCCCGCGGCGCCGCTCACCCCGGGCTTGTGCAGTGCATTGTCCTGCAGGCCGAAGAGGCCGCCTCCCTGGCCGCCCTGCAGGGGGGAGGCCGTGGCGGAGGACAGCAGGGTGGGTGACGGGGCGATCAGGGGGGAGTTCGGGTTGGAGGCCAGCGCTCCCGTCAGCGTGAGGCGCTGCagctccctctgtctctgctgctgcagcatctgGCACACCATCACCTGCTGCTCCTGGTGGGTTATGCAAGGGGGGAAGATTTTAAATGTGACCATGAGAATATCCATATGCTTTAAGAATGGCATTTGCTAAAAAAGCATCATTACAAGTATTCATTCTGCCCAGCATGTTACATGTTTGTGAGAGACTCTACAGTTCCTTTATCGTGAGCAACACTTTAATAGTAAACAGTGGAAACGTCCAGTTCTCTGTGGTCTTAAATGTACCATAATGTCACCTCAAATAAACCCTAAGCCACCAGACACTAATGAAAGAACCAGTTGGCAATATTAGTCCACAAATGAAATTGTCATGCTTACTAGACAAAGTAAAGTAAATTGAATAATGACAGGATGCTTTGACTCCCCAGCGTATCAAAAAAGAGAAATCTTCATATTGGATGATAAGATGTAATGGGACAGTAAGTGTAAATGATTACCGGAGTGAAGTTCTGTGAGGTGAGGAAAtgttgcagctgctgctgctgttgctgctgctgctgctcgagaAGAAGCAGCTTCTGCTGCTCCGAcaggagagacgtcctgaaacACACGTAACGACACGCGGCCTCATTACACACGCGGAGACCAGTCGAAACGATTTGATTACTTCTACCGGACACAATGGCAACGCtccctgaaaacaaaacaagaattTGCTTCCAAGTGACTTTTCTCCCTCGGGCCGATTTGAGGGCAGACTTGGTACTTACGCGCTCACACCCTTGGGGAGCTGGAAGCCCTGTGCCAGAGCCTGGGGGTTGAGCGGTGGAGGCTGGGGGCGCAAAGCAGGCAGGGTGGGCTGAGGGGCGTTCTGCACAGGAGACTGGATCACGCCGTTCAGGCCGCCCAGCACGCCGTTCATATTCAGCTGAGGACTTCCTGCCAGCGACGACATGAACCCGCCCACCGCCGGCAAAGAGGAGCCGACGGCCTGATTGGAGGGGCCCAAGCCATCAGTGAAGCCTCGACTCAGGCCGTTCGGCACGGGCTGGCCGAAGGAGGCGGGACtctgttgaggaggaggagtactctggaaggagagggaggagctgctgcgGGACGGACTAGCAGAGTGGAGCTCCTGAAACAAACGCATGGTGGCGATTCAGCGCTCGGCTTCAGATGTGAATTCATTGCCGTCGCGCTGACGTTCACAGTAGGGCTGCACAGTGCATCACATACAAATCGTATAGAAGCTTTCAAATTGAGCTTTGAATGTCTGTTCTATCTTATGACATCATCAAAGGAAAACAATAGTATTTAAATAATTCCAACCTCCCTTTGTGTGCATCAAGCAGGAGATAACTATCTACTTCAGGGAAACTGTTTTTGAAAGGTTAAATGCCAACAAAAAGCTTTGAAAGCAAGATTTCTTTTTagataaaaacattttaggaGTACTCGAAATcattacattaacattttttacctttttacagCAGTAGTTATTGGAACATTTTGGTTCAGAAACCGTACAATGCAGCCACAACTAGAATTTGATGTAAATATCTAAACAGTATAACACTAATATTGGTAGTGTGGTATATTCTCTGTGCAGAAAGGCCAGAATGCAGAATGCAATACAAAAAAGCATAAAAAGCCTTATATTGATTAAATAATGTTTGTTAATTTGAAAAAGTCATGATTGAGGCTTGGAACTACTCAGCAGTTTTCTTTACATGATGTCATCAAGGTCAGAAAAGTGTCTACAGGTCCTCACCTCAGATGAGGTAACAAAGGAGGTGTCATTCATGAAGCAGCCTTTGGACAGGGGACTCTTATTGGTGCCCAGGAGGTCTGAAGAAAAAAGCGGCACACGGTTAAAACTaccccaaatgtttttttttgttaaatggaTGTTAAACTGCTTTAAACGTCCAAACAAATCACCACAGCATCTTCCATTTGCAGCATTTTGGTGTACATGGACATAAATGTCAAAATTACGTACTGCCTCCGCACTGCATTTTACAATATGTTATTTTTGCGATACCAGACATGATTTTATGGGACATTAATCTAAGGCATTGCGGGATATTGCTTTGAATATCAAAATCAGAAGAAGTGCCTAATTTCCAGTGCAGAATACGTAAATTAACAGTCAGTTGAAGGGACAGTTTATCCCCCATCTGCCATTCATATAATTTCTGTCCTTGTTTGAGCGGCGTATAAGAGACAAACAATCGAACCGTGGCTGGATGACAGGAAGTTGATCTGGGCTGAGGTGTGCACGGGGCCGTGGCCGGAATGAAAGTGTGGAGGGAAAGACACGGCCAGGTCCGTGTTGAGCAGCTGGAGCCGCTCTTTCTTGGCCGTCAGGCCGAGGATCTGGTCCTGCAGGCGCTGGTTCTCCTGCTGCAGGGAGTGGAGCGACTGGAGCATCTCCACAACTACAAAACGCAGGGAGGACAGACGCGTCAGCATAAAGGAACAGCATCTCAGGGGAGGCATGCTTGCGATATTTGACTGTAGTTTGGAGTGGGATGTGATGCGGGAAAGGACTTTCCAAATGAGTTGGGAAACAACCACAAATCATTAAATGTGAGGAGTTTGGAATTTGGGGccgtttttctgttttttgttctgTTCCAAAAATTGTTCTGTTCCAATTTTGTCAACAATTCTAAATTTGTCAGCCCTAAGTGTGTTGTTGATGTCAATAAACTGAGGACTGAGAACTGATTTTATAATGTTCCCATTAGCTGTtgcttaaaaaataaagtgcatggGGAAATCTCCATCCTAAAGAGGGGACAACCCTACAAATGATGATGACTGGTAATCGTCTGACAGGTCAATTTACTGCTCACTAGAAACTAACTAGTGTTTATTACGTAGGATAATTATCGTCAACTCGTGGCCCATAAATTCGGCCTGCTGAATATTATTTCTTGCAAATTGAAAAGAGTGCGTATTACAGCTATCTGACAATTCAAGCAACATAAAAAATAGTGAAGCAAATATCTTAATTAGGAAAATTAACCAACAACACATATCTGCGCCAGTTTCgagcttaaaaaaaaggaaacaggagagTGAGCAAGACATCAGTTTCTTTAAGTGTGCACACATCCACAAAGTCCTTTCCTGCTTCTAAGGCTTTAACAAAGCAGAATATGTAGAAACATGGTGGCGCATTAGAGGtatatgaattatttaaaagGCTAGTAGTTTTAATACAATAGCATTTGTACACACTTTTAGTTATTACCACTCAAACACTTTCTATTTGGGACAATCTTACATGCTCAACCAACCTTAGATAAAATTGTtctgaaacaaacatttgtaACTCTTTCTCAAGTTTCTATAAACCGTTGTTAAAGATGTGCAATTGAGAAATTACACTTCACTCTGGAATAGGAAATGTTAAAATGAGCTTGTGGTTCCTAGACTTGCTTTCATACCTGGCATTACTTCACAGCAGTGCCATGAGGTCTGAAATAGCAATCCAACCCCGTCCTCTTAATGCTTTCTAATTGATATTCTATGGAGCTGTCAGTGCAGCATGTCCTGCATCACAGACTGGGAGAACAAATATActttgaatgtaaaaatgtaagtgTATGTTGAAGCTTGAAACGTCTTGTGTCATATTTATGCATCATCCCCTTAAAAAAATTATTCTTTATGTGCCAAATCTGAATGCATCAGACCGACACGTTCATAAATATAATGCCTTAAGCTACACAAGTTAAAcaaattcatcattttaaatatgttgAAGTGGTACAAATTATATTACTCTTTTCTTAATATTCAAGACCAACTTTACAATTGcaattttttattgttttacgtTATTATTCGACATAATTATGAAAGGCAACCTGTTAATTATCTAAAATATGTTATTGTTTTGAGAttgcaaagtaataataatagaaactcataataaaaaagtgttttattttttaaggttTATTTAGGACATTTTAATACCAATTAGGCCTTATTTCTATATTAATGAAATCAACACCTTTCAAGATTTTGTAAAAGGATTTGCAGGGATGGTGAGAGTAGCCTGAAACTTTATCTATGCTGAAATACCGGTTTTACACACAATGAATAGACGGGCAAAGACTAAAACTAACGCAAACATTTTATAAGAGACCCGACGAggcaaaatgaacaaatcatcTGTGTAGTTTTGCCTGGGAACCACGAGGTAACCGCTGGTTCATCCCACTCACTGTTGACTCCCATCTCTCCATTGCCGTGTTTCTCCAGCAGGAGCTCGATGTGGGAGCTGGCTGGAGGAACGTTCTCAGGGCGAGCTCGCACTCCTGCACTCAACACGTCCCTTTGGTCAAACAGAAGAGGAAGACAGCTCATAGGAGACCTACGtgtgggggaggagaagaagaaacccACCGGGGAGTCAGAAAGAAAGACGCAGTCATAGCTGGGAAACTACCATCAAAATCCTGTGGCTGTGGTTAGTATTTCTTTCAAATCTAGTCGCTTTGTTCGTTAAATCGCTGCCATTCACGTCCTGTTTCCTGTTACTGGTTACAGAAATAGAAACAGAAACTTCATCCAAAAGATGTTTCCTTTGATGGATCTGAGAGAAGCATTTTGAGATTCCCGCCTGCATTTTTAATACTTGGCATTAAACAtatcaataaaaatgaaatgagacaTACTGTGAAGAAAGACTCTCTCTCGGCGAGATCCCCTGACACGGGAAGCGACAGTCATCGAGGTCGGACTCTGAAAATTGGGACAAAGAGTTGTGAACTTTACTTAATTTAGTTATTTAATGCAAGCTCGTACCAAATTGAGAGATTGCATTCATGTGGGGGAAAATATGAGTAAGAaggcatttttaaaaaagctgATCTAAAACTAGCTTCAGTTTCTAGACAAATGCAAATAGATCCCGTTGACTTCTGGACCCTGATGTCCCGCTCACCTGGCAGTGACGTCTGGGCCTGGGTCAGTAGCGGCGGCAGTGTCGGGGCTGTGGAGAGACACCCGGCGAACGGCTGGGTGGAGGTCAGGCTGTAGCTGGTGCTGGAACCCGGATGGACCTAcgagacaaaaaagaaatctcttTATACGGCCGACACAAAATAAGAACAGCGGGCGCACAGTGGAGCACGAAGGAAAAATGTCTCTATTTATTAAATCGTTATGTCTATGGGGagaaataatttataataataatcaaattaTGAAAAATGTGCACAATAATTTTCCAGAGAATAAGGAGATGTTACCCAATATATCCAGCAAATACTTGAGACATTTACTTTACTAAAATGTATATGACAAAGAAAACCAGAGGATAAGCTGGTACTGTTGGTCTTTTTGGCTTGTAAACTAACTGCAtggtgatttattatttatttatttaaactttcCCAAGACGCAGAGATAAAGACGAGGTGCGGTGGCACTGATAAGAAGCGTACAAAACCGATCCCACTGGGAGCCTTCGCGCTGACGCTCTGAAATACCTGTGTGCTTGAGACCGCGTTGACTGAAGGAAGTGAGAGTCCCGAGGACAGAGGGGTGCTACACATGCCCCCTCCCAGGGACAAGGAGGTGTTACACACCCCTCCacccagggagagagaggtacTGCAGACACCCACGCCCAGTGCAAGAGGGTCCTTCAGACTGGAGTAGATACCTGAGGGACAGGGAAGATAAATTtaggtaaaaatgtatatatatatatatatatatatatataactattttCCTCTGTGAGGTTGGAACACATGGCAGCTCTTGTGCACACAAGAGAATCAGTCTGTAAGTAGGGCAGGAAATGTGTGCagatcacacaaaaaacacCATCTAGGGCAATATACTGAATTTTAAACCCCTGTGTATGCAAACAGTGACATTTACATCAACAGTGTCTTATGGCTTATTATAATACACTCTGATGTTCTGAATTACAGATATGCTGCTACTGTGGACGCTGACATGCTAAATGTGAAATGGAAACATTTCATCACTGTAGAATCAACCTGTAAATgaagtgttgttttttctacacGTGCTCTCTCACACAGGAAGCCGGAGGGCTACCACACAACACCCACCCACGAAGACTCACCAGAACTGAGcagagagttgccacggcttgTGGAAAAAAcgccggcggaggaggagaaagaagaggaggaggaggaggaggagatggctgTGGGAGGCAGCGTAGAGGGGAAGGCGGGGTGAGGGGCGGAGGACGGGCTCGGGTGGAGCGAGGAGGTtaatgctggaggaggaggtggcggcggcgccGCGCGGTGGTGGTGatgctcctcttccctcctctctcggTTCTTGCTGCCGCGTGGGCGCCCTGGCCCGTGGCTGCTCTTCTTGTTGCCGCGGTGCCTCCTCTCTCGGGGGAgcggagggggcgtggctttgTCCTCCTGGGCCGCCTCCTCCAGGATGGGCGGCGTGCTGAGTTGAGACGGCTTACAAAGACTCTTGGAGGGCTTGTAGTCCCCGGAGGAGGAGATCTTTCGGATCTTGCTACTGCTGCCCAGCCCCGACGAAGAGGTGATGCGCATGATGGACCCGAAGGTGGAGATGGTGACCTTGTTCTCGAAAGGGCTCGAGTTGCCCTCTGACCGGtcgtgaccctgtgaccctgcCAGCGGGCCATCAGCAGGAGTCAAAGCTGGTGGCTTGTGGTATttactgtcctcctcctcctcctcatctttgtcCTCCTTTTCATCGTCCTCTttgttcccctcctcctcctggactgCCGGCCTCCTGTGGCGCTCCTCGCCACCGTGGTCGTCACCTCTTTGGTCGTGCTCGCGCTCCAGCCGCGCGGACGACGAGAAGGAGTGGAAATCCTGGGCGGAGGTCAGCGAGCCACCTCCAACGGAAACAAAGACGGGATTCGAGTTAATTGCTGTTATTACCCTCTGTGTCACCGGGTCGACGTCGTACTCCGTCTCCGGTTTCATTCGGCACGTCGTACCTGTGTTGAATGgactggaggagcaggaggaggaggagcagctcttGCCGGTGCTTCCCGTCTTCTTGCTGCGATGACTGTGGCTGTGTGAGCTCAGCTTCTTGGACTTTCCTTCACCGTCCTTGGTGTTGTGGTGACTGGAGGATATCTTTACCGCGACACACATGTTACATCTAAGATTAGCGGGACGACTTGCCAATGTCGCCAGAATATCAATAGTCCTCCTGTGGGCTGGATTTTTATACCTTTTCTATACTGCTGGTCATCACGGATGAGCCCAGGCTGTCAGAGGACTTCTTGTGCCGCTCTTTCTGCCGGATCTTGTCCTTATGACTCTGAATAGACATCGAGACGGGTGTTTCAAAAGCCAAACCGGGTTGtgcaaacataaacacaaacaagcaTACACACAACCATAACTACATGGACTTCAATTTCTCTAAATCAGTATTTTAAAAACCTTGAAATTTAAgaactttaaatgtgtttcacacattttcacagtgaaatgtgttttcatgtgaaGTTATAATGTTGCTTTCAAACTGACAGACAAGAACTTTATCTCCGTAAATGGGTGAAAACTGGTAAAGTTTTACATTCAGCACTAACGCTTACCTTCCTCGGTCTGTGGTGGTGATGTTTGTCTTGTGGCGGAGAGCTCGACAGCCTCCGGGCATGACTGAACGAGCTACTTGTGTTTTCACTGGAGCGCAACTTCTTCTGCTGTAAAACCCCAAAGGAAAAAGTAAGCATGGTCTCAAGACcaaataaaacttttaaaatgtgGGGGCCCCCTCAACTAAGCAATAATGTTTCGCAATGTTTTGTGCGAGGATGTCGGTTTGTAGCCTTTAGTCCATCTCACCATTTTGTTGTAGTGGTGCTTGCAGTAGCCgcaatatttcacattgtcAGCTTCTGGGCCTTCCTCCTCGCACAGCAGACCCGCCATCTGAGCACTGAACGCAGGGGGTCACGGGGTCagacaggagaggaagaagaagagagatcacacacacacacacacgagagctTTTGTCATTGATCAAGACAGGATGGATCAAATGCCTCTGGAAACATTATTACAGAGTTGATTTTAATGAATGCGATGCGATAGGAATAGCTGCAGCTATGTGTTTTATAATAACTAAGGAGATAGGGGGTCGGGTGGGAAAAGTACAGCACACAAATCCTCTGCGGGTGACTGACTGCAACAAGCCATCAATTGTGCAGCTTTTTCACCACTCATTGCACCAGTCAACAAGTAAAATGAATCACGTTTATCTGAATTCAGACTACGCCTTGACCAtagtttgtgtcattgtgtgactgtgtgaaaTTTGAATGGTTAGTTTGCGTTCACCAAAgtcacacaatgacacaaacaaacctgATTGATGGAGGCGGCGTTAAACCAGCAACTCATCCATTCTACAACGTCCGTTTACAGTTATTTTACCAAAGGTCATTCTGACCACACCActacattcttcttctttttctttcttcaaaacTGAAAGTGGTACCATGGATCAGCAGCTCACTCACTCCACTCTAAGACTTACCAGGTGACATGGAAAGCCTGTCTGCAGCCCTGTCTGTTGCAGGTCATGCAAGCTCCGCAGGCCGCCTTGCTCTCCCTCCCGTGGTCCTCACAGATATAACAGGTCTGATGGACAgaatagaggaggggggggggggggcagagacatATCAGTGATTAGTATTATTAACAGGTGCTACATTCCGCtgtagataaaaacaagcctttgccattaaaacaaaaaaaagaacagaacgtGGAAAGACGGGTAGCCCTCATTCATTCGCATGATTTGGCAATTGAAGATAGCCATCGTGATTTTATTACTTTGAGTCCGGCCGCAGCTGTACTGTAAAAGAGGTTTTGTCAAGACAACAGATGGAGCTTTCAAGCAGAACAGTGCTTTCCACTTAGTGCGGCAAAACTGTTAACCAGATGTTTGGGAatgttgaatgaaaaaaacaaagctgacaCTGAAGAGCATGTGGAGCGCTTTTACTTTGAGGTTTTTCTATCAGGAGGCTACTAAAACGTCATCATTTCCTTCTAGAATTGGTGTAAAATGGCTTCATGAGAAACTGCGGGGAActttgatgaaaaacaaaaacatatgaaTTACGCGCAGCCgtgataaaagaaaatatattagaTACATAATAGAGCTTCAAGCTTTCCTCCAGCATGACGGCAGGATCAGGTTCCTCTGACACATGTCCCCAAAATactaagcaaacacacaaaagcagacaaacacatgaacgcacacacagagctttTGTACTTCTTTCTCAGCCTCTCCCTAGTGAGCGGGGCAGactgctggtgggggggggggggcagaagaggcCTAGCAACAGGTGCAGGACAAAGGAACAGCGGGCTCTTTACCTTTTTGCTCCAGCTCTCCCTTCATTTTGCCTTTTCTCTGTCTTCCTCCACTTCCACACACTAACTCTACTTTCCGCTCTCTTCAGGGGGATGTCGACAATGTGGTGAAAGGCCACAGACACAACGCACACAGAGCGCGTAAAAAGGAAGATCGGCGTCTCAGGTTTTCACTGTGCATTGAAACGCTGTCTAGGAATGCAGGCTGCAAAATCAGGACGAATGGCTCCGACAGGCAAGGTCTGCATGCAATTTACTGTAGCCAACACAGTAATATGAAACCGGGAACTCGAGCACCCACATGTGTACATTTATATGcaggcacacagacaaactcacatTGCCTACACACAGCACGTAAGCCACTGTCTAGTGAGTACATCCGTCAAATATTGATTTCTTTGCAGTGGGCATTGCTTTGCTTTGCCTGCTCTAATGCACGCTGGCCAGACCGGCGCAAACTACTACCGTGTGCCAGAGACTAAACAGAGGTGCAAATGGATAAAGTCACAAAACA
The sequence above is a segment of the Gasterosteus aculeatus chromosome 9, fGasAcu3.hap1.1, whole genome shotgun sequence genome. Coding sequences within it:
- the LOC120825684 gene encoding protein AF-17 — its product is MREMVGGCCVCSDERGWAENPLVYCDGHGCSVAVHQACYGIVQVPTGPWFCRKCESQERAARVRCELCPHKDGALKRTDSGGWAHVVCALYIPEVQFANVLTMEPIILQYVPHDRYIKTCYICEDHGRESKAACGACMTCNRQGCRQAFHVTCAQMAGLLCEEEGPEADNVKYCGYCKHHYNKMQKKLRSSENTSSSFSHARRLSSSPPQDKHHHHRPRKSHKDKIRQKERHKKSSDSLGSSVMTSSIEKISSSHHNTKDGEGKSKKLSSHSHSHRSKKTGSTGKSCSSSSCSSSPFNTGGSLTSAQDFHSFSSSARLEREHDQRGDDHGGEERHRRPAVQEEEGNKEDDEKEDKDEEEEEDSKYHKPPALTPADGPLAGSQGHDRSEGNSSPFENKVTISTFGSIMRITSSSGLGSSSKIRKISSSGDYKPSKSLCKPSQLSTPPILEEAAQEDKATPPPLPRERRHRGNKKSSHGPGRPRGSKNRERREEEHHHHRAAPPPPPPPALTSSLHPSPSSAPHPAFPSTLPPTAISSSSSSSSFSSSAGVFSTSRGNSLLSSGIYSSLKDPLALGVGVCSTSLSLGGGVCNTSLSLGGGMCSTPLSSGLSLPSVNAVSSTQVHPGSSTSYSLTSTQPFAGCLSTAPTLPPLLTQAQTSLPESDLDDCRFPCQGISPRESLSSQSPMSCLPLLFDQRDVLSAGVRARPENVPPASSHIELLLEKHGNGEMGVNIVEMLQSLHSLQQENQRLQDQILGLTAKKERLQLLNTDLAVSFPPHFHSGHGPVHTSAQINFLSSSHDLLGTNKSPLSKGCFMNDTSFVTSSEELHSASPSRSSSSLSFQSTPPPQQSPASFGQPVPNGLSRGFTDGLGPSNQAVGSSLPAVGGFMSSLAGSPQLNMNGVLGGLNGVIQSPVQNAPQPTLPALRPQPPPLNPQALAQGFQLPKGVSATSLLSEQQKLLLLEQQQQQQQQQLQHFLTSQNFTPEQQVMVCQMLQQQRQRELQRLTLTGALASNPNSPLIAPSPTLLSSATASPLQGGQGGGLFGLQDNALHKPGAPGEKGGDKNG